In the genome of Acidobacteriota bacterium, the window AGAACGTGGCCTACTGGCTTCTCCTGGTCATCTTCGTGATCTTCGCCCTGGAGGTCCTCGGGGACCGCACCATCTCCATGGTCCTACAGAACATCCTGAACGAGATGGGGCTCGCCATCCCCCGGATCCTCAAGGCCATGCTCATCCTCGCCGGGGCCTGGCTCCTGGCCCTTCTGGCCAAGCTCGCCACCATCAAGGCCCTGAGGAAGGCGGATCTGGACGGCCGCATGAAGCGCGCCGCGTACGGGGAGGAAGCGGAGGGGGGCGAGCCCCCCGCCGCCGGGCCGGGCACGCCCGAGGCCATGGGCAACTTCGTCTTCTACTTCATCCTCCTCTTCGCCCTCCTGCCCTTCCTGGACGCCCTCGGCCTCCAGGCCCTCGTGGATCCCCTCAAGGGCATGTTCGCCAAGGCCCTGGGCTACGTGCCGAACCTGTTCACGGCGGCTCTGGTGGTCCTGCTCGGGTACTTCGTGGCGCGGGTCTGCCAGCGCCTTGCGGAAAACTTCGCCCGGGCCGCGGGCTTCGATCGGGCCGTCTCGGGCCTGCGCTTCGAGAGCGTCCTGAAATCCCTGGACGTGCCCCGCTTCGTGGGGACGGTGGTCTTCGTGGCGGTCCTCATCCCCGTCCTCGCCACGGTCTTCGACATCCTCGACCTTCCCGTGCTCTCGGGGGCCTTCGGGGTCATGCTCAACGAGGTGGCCGCCTCCATCCCGCGGATCCTCGCGGCCTTTCTCCTCCTCGTCCTGGGCCTCGTCCTGGGCCGGTACCTGGGCGACGTGACGACCCAGATGCTCAAGGAGATGGGTTTCGACCTCATCCTGGGACGCGTGGGCCTCTCCAAGCTCGAAAAGCGCGCC includes:
- a CDS encoding mechanosensitive ion channel, with translation MEAVSQTLANFLGSGAAWVVRMFLAILVLFFGIMIAKVISKVVRQILLTADVDERFGRWVGLDLLEGRDKARKQVATILENVAYWLLLVIFVIFALEVLGDRTISMVLQNILNEMGLAIPRILKAMLILAGAWLLALLAKLATIKALRKADLDGRMKRAAYGEEAEGGEPPAAGPGTPEAMGNFVFYFILLFALLPFLDALGLQALVDPLKGMFAKALGYVPNLFTAALVVLLGYFVARVCQRLAENFARAAGFDRAVSGLRFESVLKSLDVPRFVGTVVFVAVLIPVLATVFDILDLPVLSGAFGVMLNEVAASIPRILAAFLLLVLGLVLGRYLGDVTTQMLKEMGFDLILGRVGLSKLEKRAEGEGEPAFQLSSVAGNLVMAVVVLFFLMEGFRMVRLDLMADAVDRLILFLPNVLIAFVILGLGFYLAKVLESMVARSFASEPTLEAGLVGIVLRYSVIVFAFFMAFDQLGIAHSIVVSAFTILLGTVGLGLALAFGLGARGHARDYIEYLKLRRAAHRAERAAAEEGEEAGKRKSP